From Deferribacter autotrophicus, the proteins below share one genomic window:
- a CDS encoding biotin transporter BioY, with protein MNKEKRLAYSGLICALLAVSAFIKIPISPVPLTLQPFVVLLAPMVFGLRASLIGFVAYLILGLVGLPIFAHGGGIAYVLQPTFGYLVGFVLSAIPTGYFAKFKKFAFYLLGGAFGLVVIYGLGVSYLYINLNFIQHKAIGFNKVLYIGMLLPLPFDVIKLVIASVIATKLKNIINS; from the coding sequence ATGAACAAGGAGAAAAGGTTGGCTTATTCTGGTCTTATTTGCGCATTGCTTGCCGTGAGTGCTTTTATTAAGATTCCAATATCTCCTGTACCATTAACTCTTCAGCCATTTGTGGTTTTATTGGCACCGATGGTATTTGGTTTGCGAGCATCGTTGATTGGTTTTGTGGCTTATCTTATTTTAGGGCTTGTAGGGTTACCTATTTTTGCCCATGGTGGTGGTATTGCTTATGTATTGCAACCTACGTTTGGATATTTGGTAGGATTTGTCCTATCTGCAATTCCTACTGGTTATTTTGCAAAATTTAAAAAGTTTGCTTTTTATTTGTTAGGTGGTGCATTTGGGCTTGTGGTTATCTATGGGCTTGGAGTAAGCTACTTGTATATAAATTTAAATTTTATTCAGCACAAAGCTATCGGCTTTAATAAAGTGTTGTATATTGGAATGTTATTGCCTTTGCCATTTGATGTCATAAAACTTGTTATTGCGTCAGTAATTGCAACTAAATTAAAAAATATTATTAATAGTTGA
- a CDS encoding patatin-like phospholipase family protein, translating to MKIGLSLGSGAARGLAHIGILKAFDEAEIPIYAISGSSMGALIGGLYSAGYDIAHLEKMIYELDWKIFTEFFDLKITKSGLVDGKKIENFIYEFVGDVQIENLDVKFCCVATELITGNEVIFKSGSLIKALRASISFPGVFIPAYLDGMFLVDGGLKNPVPVNRLPDDCDIKIAVHVGPFAEKEELVSRYYKNDNIENENNVGFPLSINKFIKDILKLSSGNGTVKYPNIFEILVQSIAILQESVAEYVMDDVECVKVKPDLDNYKLTDFTKAKEIINIGYQEGKSLVRKIIETGEL from the coding sequence ATGAAAATTGGATTAAGTCTTGGTAGTGGTGCAGCGAGGGGGCTTGCTCACATTGGAATATTAAAAGCTTTTGATGAAGCAGAAATTCCTATTTATGCCATTAGCGGTTCAAGTATGGGTGCGTTGATTGGTGGGTTGTATTCTGCAGGTTATGATATAGCACATTTAGAAAAGATGATTTATGAACTGGATTGGAAGATTTTTACAGAATTTTTTGATTTGAAGATAACAAAATCTGGTCTTGTCGATGGTAAAAAGATTGAGAATTTTATTTATGAGTTTGTAGGTGATGTGCAAATAGAAAATCTTGATGTGAAATTTTGTTGTGTTGCCACCGAACTTATTACAGGTAATGAAGTGATTTTTAAGTCGGGTTCACTCATAAAAGCGTTAAGGGCAAGTATCTCTTTCCCTGGTGTATTCATCCCTGCATATTTAGATGGTATGTTTTTAGTTGATGGAGGATTGAAAAATCCTGTACCTGTAAATAGGTTGCCTGATGATTGTGATATAAAAATTGCAGTTCATGTGGGACCTTTTGCAGAGAAAGAGGAACTTGTAAGCAGATATTATAAAAATGATAATATTGAAAATGAAAATAATGTTGGTTTTCCTTTGTCTATAAACAAATTTATTAAAGATATTTTAAAATTAAGCAGTGGTAATGGGACAGTAAAATATCCTAATATATTCGAGATATTAGTGCAAAGTATTGCTATTTTGCAGGAATCAGTAGCAGAATATGTGATGGATGATGTAGAATGTGTAAAGGTTAAGCCTGATCTTGATAATTATAAATTAACGGATTTTACCAAAGCAAAAGAAATAATTAATATTGGTTATCAGGAGGGAAAGTCATTAGTTCGAAAAATAATAGAAACGGGGGAGTTATGA
- a CDS encoding MBL fold metallo-hydrolase: MIKKYTVDTPYPVGPVHFYVKEYDDFLVLFDTGPNTNHAKEFLKQSIDLSKLKYLFVTHCHADHYGLIQFIKENSDAEIFISKYDLFRLYNLDLRIKAMSRILKEIGMADTTIEKIIGVLCMFAKEVPVPDGIRVLEEADDILEDLKISYVRCPGHSQSDIVYLLDGKAITGDVFLNGIFQTPLLDIDADYEDDRFINYLYFCDTIKKMKELEKKYEFLPGHRDYIDSVDERVKFYVSKMCERMVSLKKYLKLGDILKALKTIIPEPDAEPFKTYIKLSEILFFKDFYENPKLLLDSLKDAKIVIDNKDIMMCTD; encoded by the coding sequence GTGATTAAGAAATATACAGTTGATACTCCATATCCAGTGGGACCAGTTCATTTTTATGTGAAAGAGTATGATGATTTTTTGGTTCTTTTTGATACAGGTCCAAACACTAATCATGCAAAAGAATTCCTAAAGCAATCTATAGATTTGAGTAAACTAAAATATTTATTTGTTACTCATTGTCATGCCGATCATTACGGTCTTATTCAGTTTATAAAAGAAAACAGCGATGCAGAAATTTTTATTTCAAAATATGATTTATTTAGACTTTACAATCTAGATTTAAGAATTAAAGCCATGAGTAGAATATTAAAAGAAATTGGCATGGCTGATACAACCATTGAAAAGATAATAGGCGTTTTGTGTATGTTTGCGAAAGAAGTGCCAGTACCTGATGGAATACGAGTTCTTGAAGAAGCAGATGATATTTTAGAAGATCTGAAGATTTCATATGTTAGGTGTCCTGGTCATTCTCAGAGCGATATCGTTTATCTTTTGGATGGCAAGGCTATTACGGGAGATGTTTTTTTAAATGGAATTTTTCAAACGCCACTTCTTGATATCGATGCTGATTATGAGGATGACAGGTTTATAAATTATTTGTATTTTTGCGATACTATAAAAAAGATGAAAGAGTTAGAGAAAAAATATGAATTTTTACCAGGACATAGGGATTATATCGATAGCGTGGATGAAAGAGTAAAATTTTATGTAAGTAAAATGTGTGAAAGAATGGTAAGCTTGAAAAAGTATTTGAAACTAGGTGATATTTTAAAAGCGTTGAAAACAATTATACCAGAGCCAGATGCAGAGCCTTTTAAAACGTATATTAAGTTGTCAGAGATCTTATTTTTCAAGGATTTTTATGAAAATCCAAAATTATTGTTAGATTCTTTAAAGGATGCAAAAATTGTAATTGATAATAAAGATATTATGATGTGCACAGATTGA
- a CDS encoding acyl-CoA dehydrogenase family protein, producing the protein MEKKLLKGAEYLIADVSKDDVFTPEDFTDEQKQIAETTEQFVLNEVLPDIEDIDNQDFDKVVQHMKKCGELGLLMIDAPEEYGGLDLDKATSMLVAEKIAPSGSFSVAYAAHTGIGTLPLVYYGTKEQKEKYLEKIITGEWIAAYCLTEPGSGSDALGAKATATLSEDGKYYILNGTKQFITNAGFADLFTVFAKVDKEHFTAFLVERTFEGVELGPEEKKMGIKGSSTRQVILNNCKVPVENVLGEIGKGHKIAFNILNVGRFKLGAAVTGAAKYALVEGIKYANERKQFGKQISSFGAIKEKIADMVAHTYASESLVYRLAGLLDDKLATIDKSAENYYELYQKGIEEYAIECSISKVFCSEVLAKVVDEVVQIYGGYGFIQEYPAERFYRDERINRIFEGTNEINRLLIPGMMLKRAMKGEIPLQQEAMKAVDALMTPSFDEIDDSIPFAQEKYTLKNLKTLYLVLSGAAVQKYMDKIINEQEVLLTLADIAIQIFAIESAVLRAEKNLGRVSEKKAELMKAAAKVFTFDAVEVIAKAARKAAFFVEEGDNLMMLLSGIRRFTKYDATGLLQAKRLLADTAIEVEKYIF; encoded by the coding sequence ATGGAGAAAAAGTTATTGAAAGGTGCAGAATATTTAATTGCAGATGTTTCAAAGGATGATGTGTTTACACCAGAAGATTTTACTGATGAGCAGAAGCAGATTGCTGAGACTACCGAGCAGTTTGTTTTAAATGAAGTGCTTCCTGATATTGAAGATATTGATAATCAAGATTTTGATAAAGTTGTACAGCATATGAAAAAATGTGGAGAGCTTGGTCTTTTAATGATTGATGCCCCTGAAGAGTATGGTGGTTTGGATTTGGATAAAGCAACAAGTATGTTAGTTGCTGAAAAAATAGCTCCTTCTGGCTCTTTCTCTGTGGCCTATGCTGCTCATACAGGTATTGGTACTTTGCCACTTGTTTACTATGGCACAAAAGAGCAGAAAGAAAAATATCTTGAAAAGATCATAACAGGTGAGTGGATTGCTGCTTACTGTTTAACTGAGCCAGGCTCAGGTAGTGATGCTCTCGGTGCAAAAGCAACAGCTACACTCAGTGAGGATGGAAAATACTATATTTTGAACGGTACAAAGCAGTTTATAACAAATGCAGGATTTGCAGATCTTTTCACAGTTTTTGCAAAAGTGGATAAAGAACATTTTACTGCGTTTCTTGTGGAAAGGACTTTTGAGGGTGTGGAACTTGGACCTGAAGAAAAGAAGATGGGTATTAAAGGTTCTTCTACAAGACAGGTGATTTTGAATAATTGTAAAGTTCCTGTAGAAAATGTTCTCGGAGAAATAGGGAAAGGGCATAAGATTGCATTTAATATTTTGAATGTTGGAAGATTTAAATTAGGCGCGGCTGTTACAGGAGCTGCTAAGTATGCTCTTGTTGAAGGTATAAAATATGCAAACGAGAGAAAACAGTTTGGAAAGCAAATAAGCAGTTTTGGTGCTATTAAAGAGAAAATTGCTGATATGGTGGCGCATACCTATGCTTCTGAATCTCTTGTTTACAGGCTTGCCGGATTACTTGATGATAAATTAGCAACAATTGATAAATCTGCAGAAAATTATTATGAGCTTTATCAAAAAGGTATTGAAGAATATGCCATTGAATGCTCAATTTCAAAGGTGTTCTGTAGTGAAGTTCTTGCAAAAGTTGTTGATGAAGTTGTGCAGATTTATGGTGGTTATGGATTTATCCAAGAATATCCAGCAGAAAGATTTTATAGAGATGAAAGGATTAATAGAATATTTGAAGGTACAAATGAGATTAACAGATTGCTTATTCCTGGTATGATGCTAAAGAGGGCAATGAAAGGTGAAATTCCTTTGCAGCAAGAAGCAATGAAAGCAGTTGATGCTTTAATGACCCCATCTTTTGATGAAATTGATGATTCTATTCCTTTCGCACAGGAAAAATACACATTAAAGAACTTAAAAACTCTTTATCTTGTCCTTTCAGGAGCTGCTGTGCAGAAATATATGGATAAGATTATTAATGAGCAGGAAGTTCTTCTTACACTTGCTGATATTGCTATTCAGATATTTGCTATCGAAAGTGCTGTGCTTAGGGCTGAAAAGAATTTGGGCAGGGTAAGTGAGAAAAAAGCAGAATTAATGAAAGCTGCTGCGAAGGTATTTACTTTTGATGCGGTGGAAGTGATTGCAAAAGCTGCAAGAAAAGCTGCTTTCTTCGTTGAGGAAGGCGACAATCTTATGATGCTTTTGAGCGGTATTAGAAGGTTTACAAAATATGATGCTACAGGCTTGTTGCAAGCAAAAAGATTATTAGCTGATACTGCAATAGAAGTAGAAAAATACATATTCTAA
- a CDS encoding thiolase family protein — translation MRKAYILAAYRTPGCKAKKGKFKDMRPDDLAAAAIKGLVEKTGIDNTDIEDVIIGCAFPEGEQGMNVARVASFKAGLPIEVPAMTVNRFCSSGLQTIALAAERIMAGFADCIIAGGTESMTMVPMGGNKFSANPDLVASWPETYASMGITAELVAEKFEISREEQDEFAYQSHMKAAAAIRDGKFKDEIIPVEVEYTSIDEKNKVNKVKEVVEVDDGVRTDTTIEGLAKLKPVFRANGSVTAGNSSQMTDGAAAVLVVSEDYLKKIGGKPLARFIAFAAKGVAPEIMGIGPVAAIPAALKLAGLELKDIGLIELNEAFAAQSLAVIKELGLNKDIVNVNGGAIALGHPLGCTGAKLTATLLHEMHRRDVKYGMVSMCIGGGMGAAGIFEIVK, via the coding sequence TTATAGAACACCTGGTTGCAAAGCTAAAAAAGGTAAATTTAAAGATATGAGGCCAGATGATCTGGCTGCTGCAGCGATTAAAGGGTTGGTGGAAAAAACTGGGATTGATAATACGGATATTGAAGATGTTATCATAGGATGTGCGTTTCCTGAAGGTGAACAGGGGATGAATGTGGCTAGGGTTGCATCTTTTAAGGCTGGGCTTCCCATAGAAGTGCCTGCTATGACCGTAAATAGGTTTTGTTCAAGTGGTTTGCAGACAATAGCGTTAGCTGCTGAAAGAATAATGGCTGGTTTTGCAGATTGTATTATTGCTGGTGGTACAGAGTCCATGACAATGGTACCTATGGGTGGTAATAAATTTAGTGCAAATCCTGATCTTGTGGCAAGTTGGCCTGAAACTTATGCTTCAATGGGGATAACAGCGGAACTTGTGGCTGAAAAATTCGAAATTTCAAGGGAAGAGCAGGATGAATTTGCATATCAAAGCCATATGAAAGCGGCTGCTGCTATTAGGGATGGGAAGTTTAAAGATGAAATAATCCCTGTGGAAGTAGAATATACAAGTATCGATGAGAAAAATAAAGTTAATAAAGTTAAAGAAGTTGTGGAAGTGGATGATGGTGTTAGGACCGATACCACTATTGAAGGGCTTGCCAAGTTAAAACCTGTGTTTAGAGCAAACGGTTCTGTAACCGCTGGAAATTCCTCTCAGATGACTGATGGAGCTGCTGCTGTTTTAGTGGTGAGTGAAGACTATTTGAAAAAGATTGGCGGTAAGCCGCTTGCAAGGTTTATTGCTTTTGCTGCAAAAGGTGTTGCTCCTGAAATTATGGGTATTGGACCTGTAGCTGCAATTCCTGCAGCTCTGAAACTCGCAGGTCTTGAGTTGAAAGATATCGGTTTGATAGAGCTTAATGAAGCATTTGCGGCTCAGTCATTGGCAGTGATTAAGGAGCTTGGCTTAAACAAGGATATAGTGAATGTAAACGGTGGTGCCATTGCCCTTGGTCACCCACTTGGCTGTACCGGTGCAAAATTAACTGCCACACTGCTTCACGAAATGCATAGAAGAGATGTTAAATATGGTATGGTTTCTATGTGTATCGGTGGTGGTATGGGAGCTGCCGGGATTTTTGAGATTGTTAAATAA